From a region of the uncultured Jannaschia sp. genome:
- a CDS encoding N-(5'-phosphoribosyl)anthranilate isomerase translates to MIQHPLSPRRIPSSVVEPEIWLRHLFSAKAAIDGGVVRRKVRDVERIVGRHAFESEVLRRGFRAVRNGGQYVIFCNRDEMRLIE, encoded by the coding sequence ATGATTCAGCACCCCCTGTCTCCCCGTCGTATCCCGAGTTCGGTGGTCGAGCCCGAAATCTGGCTGCGACATCTGTTCTCGGCCAAGGCCGCCATCGACGGCGGGGTGGTTCGCCGCAAGGTGCGCGATGTGGAGCGCATCGTCGGGCGCCACGCCTTCGAGTCGGAGGTGCTGCGCCGCGGCTTCCGGGCCGTCCGGAACGGCGGACAGTATGTGATCTTCTGCAACCGCGACGAGATGCGGCTGATCGAGTGA
- a CDS encoding sulfotransferase family protein yields the protein MGFPGTWMTESESVVYRVVPKCACSSIGQIMFYSDHGRFFDGDIHDSTAGLHKWAQEESQPLIAANAKAHKSYAFTCVRNPYTRILSSFFDKIAGIQRNGKRYRGKLVPQLAAKYGVEVGSPEDDFQFDQIASFRRFLLFARDTIRFRRPMDPDIHWSAMAGHVGTFVANGGRYDHIVFTETFNEGMQTVLDHIETPVPVDLAEVPRFNESEGHGPKRAHPVEDYFDDLSMHLVWEIYHRDFKLFRYDFENPGNKMPLGEVDLDEVHAKLGD from the coding sequence ATGGGGTTTCCGGGCACCTGGATGACCGAAAGCGAGAGCGTCGTGTACCGCGTCGTGCCGAAATGCGCCTGCTCGTCGATCGGGCAGATCATGTTCTATTCCGACCATGGCCGCTTCTTCGACGGCGATATCCATGACAGCACCGCCGGCCTGCACAAATGGGCGCAGGAGGAGAGCCAGCCGCTGATCGCCGCGAACGCCAAGGCGCACAAATCCTATGCGTTCACCTGCGTGCGGAACCCCTACACCCGCATCCTGTCGTCCTTCTTCGACAAGATCGCCGGCATCCAGCGCAACGGAAAGCGCTACCGCGGCAAGCTGGTGCCGCAGCTTGCGGCGAAATACGGGGTTGAGGTCGGCTCGCCCGAGGACGATTTCCAGTTCGACCAGATCGCGTCCTTCCGCCGGTTCCTTCTGTTCGCGCGCGACACGATCCGGTTCCGCCGCCCGATGGATCCCGACATCCACTGGTCGGCAATGGCGGGCCATGTCGGCACCTTCGTGGCCAATGGCGGGCGCTACGACCACATCGTCTTCACCGAGACGTTCAACGAGGGGATGCAGACGGTGCTCGATCATATCGAGACACCCGTGCCCGTCGATCTGGCCGAAGTGCCCCGCTTCAACGAGAGCGAGGGCCACGGACCCAAGCGCGCGCACCCGGTCGAGGATTATTTCGACGACCTGTCGATGCATCTCGTCTGGGAGATCTACCACCGCGACTTCAAGCTCTTCCGCTACGACTTCGAGAACCCGGGCAACAAGATGCCGCTGGGCGAGGTCGATCTCGACGAGGTGCACGCGAAGCTTGGGGATTAG
- a CDS encoding DUF5928 domain-containing protein → MAKIAFILLCHKDPEAVIRQAEGLTKAGDYVAIHFDARSPGQAYAAIEAGLRDNPNVALVRKRIKCGWGEWSLVRATLATIETAIDAFPRATHLYMLSGDCRPIKSAEHARAMLDARDADYIESFDYFTSGWIKTGMKEERLIYRHYVNERTNKRAFYAMLAAQKALKLDRAIPEGIDMMIGSQWWCLRRGTIERILAFCRKNRAVMRFFATTWIPDETFFQTLVRHLVPRAEIESRTLTFLMFTDYGMPATFYDDHYDLLLSQDFLFARKISPEAEELKERLESLWTSGRTAFPIAGDGRRLFQFLTQRGRVGRRFAPRFWERESSLGRDRELIVLVCKKYHVAKRLAESLRQHQVIPALDYIFNEDDSPMPDLGGIETNLAKRHRHRRAMLRMLFRQMETDRLAICLDPADFELLEEFYADRTTIRTLLVDCAYDEGYLRGHAQRIGLLGDQTPDATIERLMPTVAQDFVTEITRIREADLPDIHRLVEGTPEAEMATVLETVFGTDRDTAEALARTPHLFDD, encoded by the coding sequence ATGGCGAAGATCGCGTTCATCCTGCTCTGTCACAAGGATCCCGAAGCCGTCATCCGGCAGGCCGAGGGTCTGACGAAGGCAGGCGATTACGTCGCGATCCATTTCGATGCCCGTTCGCCCGGCCAGGCCTATGCCGCGATCGAGGCGGGGCTGCGCGACAATCCGAACGTGGCCCTGGTGCGCAAGCGGATCAAATGCGGCTGGGGGGAATGGTCGCTGGTGCGCGCGACGCTGGCCACGATCGAAACCGCCATCGACGCCTTCCCGCGCGCCACGCATCTTTACATGCTCTCGGGCGACTGCCGCCCCATCAAGTCGGCCGAACATGCCCGCGCGATGCTCGACGCCCGCGACGCCGACTATATCGAGAGCTTCGACTACTTCACCTCCGGCTGGATCAAGACCGGCATGAAGGAGGAGCGGCTGATCTATCGCCACTATGTCAACGAACGGACCAACAAGCGCGCCTTCTACGCGATGCTGGCCGCGCAGAAGGCGCTCAAGCTCGATCGCGCGATCCCCGAGGGGATCGACATGATGATCGGCTCGCAATGGTGGTGCCTGCGCCGCGGCACGATCGAGCGCATCCTGGCCTTCTGCCGGAAGAACCGCGCCGTGATGCGGTTCTTCGCCACGACCTGGATCCCCGACGAGACGTTCTTCCAGACCCTCGTGCGTCACCTCGTGCCGCGCGCCGAGATCGAAAGCCGCACGCTGACCTTCCTGATGTTCACCGATTACGGGATGCCCGCGACCTTCTACGACGACCATTACGACCTGCTGCTCAGCCAGGACTTCCTCTTCGCGCGGAAGATCTCGCCCGAGGCCGAGGAGCTGAAGGAGCGGCTGGAGAGCCTCTGGACCTCGGGGCGAACAGCCTTCCCGATCGCGGGCGATGGTCGCCGCCTGTTCCAGTTCCTGACCCAGCGCGGTCGTGTCGGCCGCCGCTTCGCCCCCCGCTTCTGGGAGCGCGAGAGCTCGCTTGGCCGCGACCGCGAGCTCATCGTGCTGGTGTGCAAGAAATACCACGTGGCAAAGCGCTTGGCGGAGAGCCTGCGCCAGCATCAGGTCATCCCCGCGCTCGACTACATCTTCAACGAGGATGACAGCCCGATGCCCGATCTCGGCGGCATCGAGACGAACCTCGCCAAGCGTCACCGACACCGGCGCGCAATGCTGCGGATGCTGTTCCGCCAGATGGAGACGGACCGTCTCGCGATCTGCCTCGATCCTGCCGATTTCGAGCTGCTGGAGGAGTTCTATGCCGACCGCACGACGATCCGCACGCTGCTGGTCGACTGCGCCTATGACGAGGGCTACCTGCGCGGCCACGCCCAGCGGATCGGCCTTCTGGGGGACCAGACGCCCGATGCCACGATCGAACGCCTGATGCCGACCGTGGCTCAGGATTTCGTCACCGAGATCACCCGCATCCGCGAGGCGGACCTGCCGGACATCCACCGCCTCGTGGAAGGCACCCCAGAGGCCGAGATGGCCACCGTGCTCGAGACGGTATTCGGCACCGACCGCGACACCGCCGAGGCGTTGGCCCGCACGCCGCATCTCTTCGACGATTGA